The following nucleotide sequence is from Myxococcus stipitatus.
TGCCAGAACGCGTCCACGTGGGGCAGCCGCATCCACCGGACGATGCGCCCCAGGTCCTCCTCGACGCTCGCGGCGCGGATGGACCAGGGCGCGCGCACGTGGGGCACGGGCGGTGGCGGCACGACGAGGTCTCGATGTTCCTGGGCCATCATCGCGTCGCCTCCCGCAGGGGATTGGGGGCGTCGAGATAGACGGACTGCGCGTCGAGCGGCGCCAGCACCTCGTCGATGCCGTGAAGCCGGGTGAGGAGGTTGCTCTTGCAAGGGAGCGTGTCGGCCTCCAGCCAGCGGCGCGCCAGCCGGTCTCCCTCCGGTCCCGCGGCGGCCAGCGCGGGCAGGGCGGCGTGCAGCCTCGAGGCCATCACCGCGAGCAGCGCGCGCTCATCGCCCAGCCCTTCCGAACCGAGACACCCGACGACCGCGAGCGCCTGGTTGCGCAGCAGGTAGTAGGAGAGCCGCTCGTCGACGATGGCGTCCTCGACCACGGCCAGCGTCGAGGCCTCACCGCCCATCCGCTGGAGCAGCCGGGGCAGGTGGGACGCCGCCAGGTAGTAGCCCTGGTTGTCGCGGAACGCCGAACCCACGACGCGGCCCTCCGCGTCGAGCTGGAGCAGGGTGTTCTGCTGGTGCGCCTCCAGGCCGATGCCGGTCGCCGCGTACAGGTGGAGCATGGGCACCAGCACGCGGTCCGTGTAGTCGGCCACCCATTGCTCCGCGGCGCCCTTGCCCTGGCGGGCCACGCTCGTGCCCAGCGGACTGCGGCCGAGCCCCGGTCGTGGCGCCACCCAACCCACGAGGCAGCGCAGGTCGGCGACGTGGGCCGGCACCTCGCGCACGGCCACATCGAGGCCCGTCACGTCCGGTCCCTGTGGCCGATGGGGCTCGTCCACGGCGAGCCACGCCGGGTCCCTCACGATGGAGAACCCCGGATGCGCGTCGTAGGTCGCCCGCGCATGGCCCGCGTCGAGCAACCGGTGGATCTCCAACCCGCGACGCAGCTCGGTGCGCGTGGACTCGCGGCGGGAATTGGTCAGCCGCAGCCCGAGTGACAGCTTCAGCATCACCTCGGCGCCCGGGAGGTAGACGGTGCGCACGCTCGAGGTGGGCCACCAGCGCGGCCCCCGCTCGCCCAGCGGCGTGAGCAGCCCGGCGTCGATGAGCGCGGCGATTCTCGGACGCCGCTGCACCTCCCGGGCCTGCCAGGGATGGGCGGGGAGGAGCACCCTGTCGTCCCCCGGAGGGAGCCGCGCGAGGTCCCTCATCAGCGCCACCGTGTCGCGCCCGCGGAGCGAGGGCGAGCCGACGACCGCGTCGTGCGACACCACGGACGGGTCCGCCGCGAACCAATGGAGGCGGAACGCGCCGCGCATCTCCGGCGAGAACTCCGCGCTGTCCGCGTCGGACAGGCCGTCGCGGCTCTTGGGGGCCGGGTGGTGCAGGTGTCCCAGCAGCAGCGCCTGCTCCGCGGCGAGGAAGCCATCCACGTCCAAG
It contains:
- a CDS encoding IucA/IucC family protein yields the protein MSAALPLSPGVGADPLEDSNPRRASEHAHLEALLRCWLTETHTPVHAGPLRVALPSSGLALRTDVTHRSPSGWHRFGPVLLEGPGGAASAVDPVLAVALVAHEAVSRGGARKGGIPSGQLADLVGRTAESVQRVADFVAHRRAHPRPPLDVDGFLAAEQALLLGHLHHPAPKSRDGLSDADSAEFSPEMRGAFRLHWFAADPSVVSHDAVVGSPSLRGRDTVALMRDLARLPPGDDRVLLPAHPWQAREVQRRPRIAALIDAGLLTPLGERGPRWWPTSSVRTVYLPGAEVMLKLSLGLRLTNSRRESTRTELRRGLEIHRLLDAGHARATYDAHPGFSIVRDPAWLAVDEPHRPQGPDVTGLDVAVREVPAHVADLRCLVGWVAPRPGLGRSPLGTSVARQGKGAAEQWVADYTDRVLVPMLHLYAATGIGLEAHQQNTLLQLDAEGRVVGSAFRDNQGYYLAASHLPRLLQRMGGEASTLAVVEDAIVDERLSYYLLRNQALAVVGCLGSEGLGDERALLAVMASRLHAALPALAAAGPEGDRLARRWLEADTLPCKSNLLTRLHGIDEVLAPLDAQSVYLDAPNPLREATR